Proteins encoded in a region of the Magallana gigas chromosome 8, xbMagGiga1.1, whole genome shotgun sequence genome:
- the LOC136270741 gene encoding uncharacterized protein, which produces MTDSLLQRLAKELEVDEHLDISTEVANAPSNLGSPQKTSTPIKEQQSVPESLSDSIKFLIESQQRQFQEFQSLVIEEIKSTNARIDSFCEEPATKKRKSSNDDIEIDNLSVEGNSSQDREETKPDGNISILSKLSDKFTSSEKTGPCINSELSKILKSIVRDRQTKKDDEKRRTDLLEKNPRPENCDYLSTPRVNPEIWRKISTTTRSKDIEFQKTQSSLLRAFGPVAYVLEKLVEKDPKGENEEISPLIESLMDTVVLLSMANDDMNEYRRNNIKPDLHTDYRSLCSNQVPVTEMLFGDNIADQLKLIQEANKVGKKVDKYQSSTKPFLGSRPSWTNGSKKGKTGWGKQTRDNTQSSVWNKGSSVRTPYKAKKF; this is translated from the coding sequence ATGACTGATTCGTTACTGCAAAGATTGGCTAAAGAATTGGAAGTTGACGAACATTTGGATATATCTACTGAGGTGGCAAATGCCCCGAGTAATCTCGGAAGTCCTCAAAAAACAAGTACTCCGATAAAGGAACAGCAATCTGTTCCGGAGTCATTAAGCGATTCGATAAAGTTTCTGATCGAATCACAACAAAGACAGTTTCAAGAATTTCAGTCTTTGGTGATTGAGGAAATCAAATCCACAAATGCGCGGATTGACTCTTTTTGTGAGGAGCCCGCTACCAAGAAAAGAAAATCATCTAACGATGATATAGAGATAGATAATCTCTCTGTAGAAGGAAACTCTTCGCAAGATAGAGAGGAAACTAAGCCAGACggtaatatttcaattttgtctaAACTTTCAGACAAATTCACTTCTTCCGAAAAGACGGGGCCGTGTATTAATTCAGAACTATCTAAAATTCTGAAATCTATTGTTCGTGATCGGCAAACAAAAAAGGATGATGAAAAAAGAAGAACTGATCTATTGGAAAAGAATCCTCGGCCCGAAAATTGTGATTACCTCTCTACTCCGAGGGTTAATCCCGAAATTTGGAGAAAGATTTCAACGACTACGAGATCAAAGGATATTGAATTTCAGAAAACACAATCCTCTCTTCTCCGGGCTTTTGGACCTGTTGCGTATGTTCTGGAAAAACTGGTTGAAAAGGATCCAAAAGGCGAAAATGAGGAAATTTCACCGCTAATCGAAAGTCTAATGGATACCGTGGTTCTCCTTTCTATGGCTAATGATGACATGAATGAATATCGAAGGAACAACATCAAGCCTGATCTGCACACGGATTATAGATCCTTGTGTTCTAACCAGGTTCCGGTGACGGAAATGCTTTTTGGAGATAACATTGCCGATCAACTAAAATTGATTCAGGAAGCCAACAAAGTTGGAAAGAAAGTTGACAAATATCAATCGTCAACAAAGCCTTTTTTAGGATCAAGGCCTTCTTGGACAAATGGATCCAAGAAGGGAAAGACGGGGTGGGGAAAACAAACCCGAGACAACACCCAGTCATCCGTATGGAACAAGGGCAGCAGTGTGCGGACCCCTTACAAAGCAAAGAAGTTCTAG